The nucleotide window CACTGGTATCCATGAACTTTTTTATTTTCCATCCTAATATCTTCTGTTATCTGGAAGCTTATTTCTATGATTTTATTGAATCTGACCCTCTGCCCAAACAGGAATTTTATATTCCTTCCGCTGTACAGAGGATGATGGACGAAGAAAGGGTAAAGGTGAAGGTAAAAGCTTCTCCTTCTCAATGGATGGGCGTTACATATGCCGATGATAAAAAGGATATTAAAGATTTTCTGATTTCAGAGATCAGCAACAACAGATACCCGGAAAATTTATGGAGCTAAACGATATTGTTTTTGAATTTATCGGTACAGATCATTATGATCTTACTCCTGTTACTGACGGGCTGATCAATACCACTTACCTTCTGGAAGACAAAGATCAGGGGAAAAAGTTTATCCTCCAGAAAATTAACCATCATGTGTTCAGGCAGCCGGAGGTGATCGTTAATAATCATTTAATGATCAATGACATTCTCAGGGCCAACAACTATCAGTTTGAAATTATTGAACCTATTCCCTCACCAACCCATAAAATTCTTATAAAAGATTCGGATGGCCATCCATGGCGCATGCTCAACTTTATAGAAAACAGTGTTACCTTTCTTACCGCTCCATCGTTACAAACGGCTTTTGACGCGGCTAAAACTTTCAGTTATTTCCTTAACACCGTAAATAATACGGAAAAGCTGCCTGCCATTGAAGATCCGATCCCAGGCTTTCTCAATTTTGAAAAAAGAATTGCAGATTATAAGGGCTCGCTAAAAAATGCAGCACCCCATTTAAAAGAAAACGCAAAAGCTGAAATAGAAATCACCAACGAGTTTCTGTCTTTACCTGATCAATGGATAGAAATGGAGAAAAACGGTCATATTCCTAAAAGAATTATCCATGCAGATGTGAAAATCAGTAATATTCTCTTCGATCAGGAGCATCATCCTTTAGCGGTAATTGATCTGGATACTACGATGGTTTCTACTATTTTGTATGATTTCGGGACGATGATTCAATCCTATACCAATACAACCCATGAAGATGACGGAAGTGCCATAAACAACTTCAACCCTGAAATGTATAAAGCGGTAAAAGAAGGTTTTCTGTTCCATTTAAAAGATAAACTGACCCCAGCTGAAACTGAAAATCTTGACTACGCCGCACAGGTCACTATCTATATTCAGGAACTTCGTTTTTTAACGGATTATCTGAATGGTAGTATTTATTATGCTACGAAATATCCAGAGCATAATTTAGACAGGACAAAAAACCAGTTAGAATTGTTGAAAGGATTGAGAGAATACTTAGGATGTGAGTGATTTTAAGGGATTGTAATTCTTTACTAAGGATTAAATACAATAGTTTAGATTCCTACGGAATGACAAAGTGTGCGCATAAATAAAGTGCTCTGTTTGTCATTCCGTAGAAATCCCCACTCTTACAAACAAAGCCCTAACTCGTAAACCCTCACATTCTCAAACTCTCAAACTCTCCGACTCTCAAACTCTCCGACTCTCAAACCAAAAACTCCAATATTCTCCTCCACTCTTCCAGTTTCTTTTCAAAGGAAACGGTGTGAAGCGGACTTGTGGAGGGCAATTGAAAGATGGGCAATTTATAATTTTTTCCCAGCAGCTTTTGTAAGTTTTTGTAAGACTTTCCACCATTGCAGAAAATAGCTTTGATGTTCGGATGTTCTTCCAGCAGTTCAGCAATCTGATTGGCTTCTTCATTTCTGATTTCAGAATCCAGGCTTCCTTTTCTCTCACAGGAATCAATGACATCCCAAAGGGCAATATGATGCTTCTTTATGGTCTCAATTCTTTGGATGTAATCATCAGTAAAATCTTCATTCAGCAATTCAAAAATGATTTTCCAGAATTTATTTTGAGGATGGGCATAATACTGCTGTTTTTCCAATGATTTCACTCCGGGAATTGATCCTAAAATCAGAATTTCAGATTGAGCATTAATAATAGGTGGAAATGAAGAAATACGCTTTTGCATATTCAAATATAGAGATTTTATTTTCTTTTATCAGGCTGGAAGCTGGGAGCTTGATGAAGGAAGTTATTGAGGATTTAGCTAAAGCTATCGGAATTTTTAATCATAAAAAAACGGGCTAAAGCCCGTTTCTATTGATATTTTATATTGTTTATCTTATAAAGTTTCCTTCAGCCAGTCGAAGAATTCTCTCTGCCATACCAGTCCGTTTTGTGGATGAAGTACCCAGTGGTTTTCATTCGGGAAGTATACCAGTTTAGATTTTAATCCTCTTAATTTTGCAGCCTGGAAAGCTTCCTGACCCTGCTCGTAAGGAACACGGAAATCAATTCCACCCTGAACGATCATGATCGGTTTGTTCCATTTATCTACAAAGTTGCTTGGGTTGAACTCTGTATATGCTTTTGGAAGAGGCTTTTCCCATGGTGAACCAAGATCCCAGTTTGCAAACCAAAGTTCCTCAGTAGTCAGATACCATGATTTCATATCAAATAATCCGTCATGAGCAATGAACGTTTTGAATCTGTTCTCATGGATTCCTGCCAGCATAAATACGCTGTAGCCTCCATAACTGGCTCCTACTGCTGCTACTCTGTCACCATCTACGTACGGTAAAGTTTTCGCAAAATCTGTTGCAGCCAGATAATCTCTCATTGGCTGTCCGCCCCAGTCTCTTGAAATTTCTTCATTCCATTTTGTTCCCCAGCCCGGCATACCTCTTCTGTTTGGAGCTACTACGATATAATCGTTAGCTGTCATTAGGGCAAAGTTCCATCTTACGCTGAAAAACTGAGTAAGAGCAGACTGTGGACCACCCTGGCAGTACACTAAAGTCGGATATTTTTTATTCGGGTCAAAGTTC belongs to Chryseobacterium gleum and includes:
- a CDS encoding DNA-deoxyinosine glycosylase, which encodes MQKRISSFPPIINAQSEILILGSIPGVKSLEKQQYYAHPQNKFWKIIFELLNEDFTDDYIQRIETIKKHHIALWDVIDSCERKGSLDSEIRNEEANQIAELLEEHPNIKAIFCNGGKSYKNLQKLLGKNYKLPIFQLPSTSPLHTVSFEKKLEEWRRILEFLV
- a CDS encoding phosphotransferase enzyme family protein; amino-acid sequence: MELNDIVFEFIGTDHYDLTPVTDGLINTTYLLEDKDQGKKFILQKINHHVFRQPEVIVNNHLMINDILRANNYQFEIIEPIPSPTHKILIKDSDGHPWRMLNFIENSVTFLTAPSLQTAFDAAKTFSYFLNTVNNTEKLPAIEDPIPGFLNFEKRIADYKGSLKNAAPHLKENAKAEIEITNEFLSLPDQWIEMEKNGHIPKRIIHADVKISNILFDQEHHPLAVIDLDTTMVSTILYDFGTMIQSYTNTTHEDDGSAINNFNPEMYKAVKEGFLFHLKDKLTPAETENLDYAAQVTIYIQELRFLTDYLNGSIYYATKYPEHNLDRTKNQLELLKGLREYLGCE